Proteins found in one Magnolia sinica isolate HGM2019 chromosome 5, MsV1, whole genome shotgun sequence genomic segment:
- the LOC131246553 gene encoding uncharacterized protein LOC131246553 — protein MILEPGCPFSKPFRDRENHPIKVIFRRHRQSKVLMLPVSLAVSSTASLAEHLLAWHGGLSFEALPSVSCIFCKVRTEENYCYPGNFFSTESFIGVSVVFLPSCINR, from the exons GTTGCCCATTTTCAAAGCCATTTAGGGATCGTGAGAATCATCCTATCAAAGTGATTTTTAGAAGGCATCGGCAATCAAAG GTACTCATGCTGCCCGTGTCTTTAGCAGTGTCTTCCACTGCTTCTTTGGCAGAGCATTTGCTTGCATGGCACGGTGGGTTGTCCTTTGAAGCTCTGCCGTCAGTTTCGTGTATCTTCTGCAAAGTGAGAACCGAAGAGAATTATTGTTACCCTGGCAACTTCTTCTCCACAGAATCCTTCATCGGTGTGAGTGTAGTATTTCTCCCATCATGCATAAACAGGTAG